The Sandaracinus amylolyticus genomic interval ACGGCGGGAGCTACGGCGGCGGTGGGTACGGCGGCAGCTACGGTGGCGGTGGCGGCGGCATGGGCTGCGGGGGCGCGTGCTGCCTGCTGATGTTCCTCGGCCTGTTCATCACGATCGCGATCGTCAACCAGCGTCGTCGCGCCGCCGGTGGCGGGGGTGGCGGCGCGCCGTTCATGCCGATGGGCATGCCGGGCGGTGGAGCGGGCGGCTACTCGGGCCCGAACGCGATGTACCTCTCGCAGATCCAGCTGGGCCTCGACTGGCGCGCTCGCGCGCAGCTGCAGCAGCACCTGATGCGCCTCGCGCAGACCGGCGACACGCGCAGCCCGAGCGGCCTCGCGCAGCTGCTGTCCGAGTCCGTGCTCGCGCTGCGACGACACGAGATGAGCTGGCTCTACGCCGCGACGAAGGACGGCGGCGGCATGCAGCCCCAGCAGGCCCAGGGCGCGTTCCAGCAGTGGGCGAACGACGCGCGCTCGCGCTTCCAGCACGAGCTCGTGCGCGGCCATCAGGGCGGGATGCAGCAGCAGCAGGGCCCCGAGATGACGGCCCACGCGCACGAGGGCCAGGGCACCGTCGTCGTCACGATCATCCTCGCGACGCGCCGTCCGGTGCAGGGCTTCATGGTCCCCGACGCGAGCCAGATCCGGAACGCGCTCAGTGATCGCGGCGCGATCCTCCCGAACCAGATGGTCGCGCTCGAGGTGATCTGGTCGCCCGCCGCCGAGAACGATCGGATGAGCACCTCGGAGCTCGAGCAGAACTACCCCGAGCTCAAGCTGATCGACCCGAACAGCATCGCCGGGCGCGTCTTCTGCGCGTACTGCAGCGGGCCCTTCCCGATGGAGCTGCTCAACTGCCCGCACTGCGGCGCGCCCGCCGAGGCGAGCAAGGGACGTCGCGAGCCCCCGCGCTGAGCGCGCGGCGCGGGCCCTCCGCGCGCGGCGTGGTACGGTCGGCCTCATCACGGAGGGGCCATGAAGGCACGCTCGCGCGCGGGGACACCAATCGCTCGGCTCACCGCGCAGATCTCGACCATCCTCGCGATCGCGAGCTGCGGTGGAGGCTCGACGCAGATCGATCCGCGCTTCGTCACCGTGCACAACACGATGGCCGCGATGGGCCTCGTGCAGAGCGGCGAGATCAGCCAGGGCTCGCTCTCCGAAGGCGCCGAGACGACCATCCGCATGCCGATGCGCGCGGGCGATTGCTACACGGTCGTCGCGCTCGCGCAGGAAGGGGTGCGCGATCTCGACGTCGTCGTGCGCGACGCGTCGGGCAACGAGCTCGGTCGCGATCGCACGCAGGACCCGCAGGCCGCGGCGCAGGTGTGCCCTCCTTACGCAGGCGAGTTCGAGGTCGTCGTGCGGATGGTGCGCGGCAGCGGGACGTGGATCGCGAGCGCGTGGTCGGGCGGCGCGCGTCCCGCGGGCGACTTCCCGGGCGGCGAAGAGCCCGGCGCGATCGTCTCGCGCCCGCCGCACGGAGGCCCCGGCACGTGCGAGGAGCCGTACCCGATCACCGCCGGCACCGCGGCGCGCGGCGACACGACGAGCGGCGACTCGGTGATCACCGGCACGTGCCTCGGCGGCGGCAACGCGCCCGAGCACGTCTACTCGTTCACGCTCGATCAGCGCTCGATGGTGAGCGCCGTGATGAACTCGGTGTTCGACGGCTCGCTCTACCTCCTCGGCGCGTGTGGCGAGTCGCGCAGCGAGATCGCGTGCAACGACGATGCGCCGAGCACGTCGCGCTCGGAGATCGGCGCGACGCTCGAGCCGGGCCTCTACTTCCTCGTCGTCGACGGCTTCGGCACCGCGGCGGGCGAGTACGAGGTGA includes:
- a CDS encoding DUF1517 domain-containing protein, whose translation is MSPSRSALRSFLLTLLFALVIAIAGPARVDAQGTGGSFGGGDWSGGGGGGSGGGGGGSDWGGGGGGSYGGGSYGGGGYGGSYGGGGYGGSYGGGGGGMGCGGACCLLMFLGLFITIAIVNQRRRAAGGGGGGAPFMPMGMPGGGAGGYSGPNAMYLSQIQLGLDWRARAQLQQHLMRLAQTGDTRSPSGLAQLLSESVLALRRHEMSWLYAATKDGGGMQPQQAQGAFQQWANDARSRFQHELVRGHQGGMQQQQGPEMTAHAHEGQGTVVVTIILATRRPVQGFMVPDASQIRNALSDRGAILPNQMVALEVIWSPAAENDRMSTSELEQNYPELKLIDPNSIAGRVFCAYCSGPFPMELLNCPHCGAPAEASKGRREPPR